A single Lactuca sativa cultivar Salinas chromosome 8, Lsat_Salinas_v11, whole genome shotgun sequence DNA region contains:
- the LOC111888991 gene encoding uncharacterized protein LOC111888991 codes for MADKFNDSNHSSLLVVDQYIINRNPLSFASAFIGSWGSSFSYLNTSFGSEQDSSEVDNDDGDEFVAELTRKMVDYMLQEDDDDNSYDKYTSPKGYVSQKPISEVKHPNKNRVTGLLMISCSRIRNIVDSYISIWNRKSISSTFNVYGFENMEQNRC; via the exons ATGGCCGACAAGTTTAATGATTCAAATCACTCGAGCTTACTCGTTGTTGATCAATACATCATTAATCGGAATCCATTGAGTTTCGCGTCTGCTTTCATCGGCTCATGGGGCTCTTCTTTCTCCTATCTGAATACCTCGTTCGGGTCGGAGCAGGATTCAAGCGAGGTTGACAACGACGATGGAGATGAGTTCGTTGCTGAGTTGACTCGAAAAATGGTGGATTACATGCTTCAAGAAGATGACGATGATAATTCTTACGATAAGTACACATCTCCCAAAGGTTATGTTTCTCAGAAACCGATCTCCGAG GTAAAGCATCCAAACAAAAACCGAGTTACAGGGCTTCTGATGATTTCTTGTTCAAGAATAAGAAATATAGTCGATTCTTACATATCAATCTGGAATCGTAAATCGATTTCTTCAACGTTCAACGTGTATGGATTCGAGAATATGGAACAAAATCGATGTTGA
- the LOC111888959 gene encoding spliceosome-associated protein 130 A: MYLYNLTLQQATGIVCAINGSFSGGNKSQEIVVARGKVLELLRPDENGKIQTILSVDVFGAIRSLAQFRLTGAQKDYIVVGSDSGRIVILEYNKEKNVFDKIHQETFGKSGSRRIVPGQYLAIDPKGRAVMIGACEKQKLVYVLNRDTAARLTISSPLEAHKSHTITYSIAGVDCGFDNPIFAAIELDYSEADQDSTGQAANEAQKHLTFYELDLGLNHVSRKWSEQVDNGANMLVTVPGGGDGPSGVLVCAENFVIYKNQGHPDVRAVIPRRADLPAERGVLIVSATMHKQKSMFFFLLQTEYGDVFKVTLDHDNERVTELKIKYFDTIPVSSSMCVMKLGFLFAASEFGNHALYQFQAIGADPDVESSSATLMETDEGFQPVFFKPRGLKNLVRIDQVESLMPIMDMKVVNLFEEETPQIFTLCGRGPRSSLRILRPGLAISEMAVSQLPGVPSAVWTVKKNVNDEFDAYIVVSFANATLVLSIGETVEEVSDSGFLDTTPSLAVSLIGDDSLMQVHPSGIRHIREDGRINEWRTPGKRTIVKVGSNRLQVVIALSGGEIIYFEVDMTGQLMEVEKNEMSGDVACLDIAPVPEGRQRSRFLAVGSYDKTIRILSLDPDDCMQVLSLQSVSSPPESLLFLEVQASIGGEDGADHPASLFLNAGLQSGVLFRTVVDMVTGQLSDARSRFLGLRAPKLFSILVRGRRAMLCLSSRPWLGYVHQGHFLLTPLSYETLEYAASFSSDQCAEGVVAVAGDALRVFTIERLGETFNETSIPLRYTPRKFVFHPKKKLLVTIESDQGAFPAELRESAKKECFEAAGQGQNGKMESENGNDDEDKDDPLSDEQYGYPKAEADKWVSCIRVLDPKSTETTCLLELQDDEAAFSLCTVNFHDKEYGTLLAVGTAKGLQFWPKKSLVAGYIHIYRFVKDGRSLELLHKTQVDGVPLALCQFQGRLLAGIGSILRLYDLGKRRLLRKCENKLFPNTINSIHTYRDRIYVGDIQESFHYCKYRRDENQLYVFADDSVPRWLTAAYHVDFDTMAGADKFGNIYFVRLPQDVSDEIEEDPTGGKIKWEQGKLNGAPNKVEEIVQFHVGDVVTCLQKASLIPGGVECVMYGTVMGSLGALLAFSSRDDVDFFSHLEMHMRQEHPPLCGRDHMAYRSAYFPVKDVIDGDLCEQFPTLPLDIQRKIADELDRTPGEIMKKLEEVRNKIV, translated from the exons ATGTATCTCTACAATCTCACCCTCCAACAAGCCACCGGCATCGTATGTGCCATCAACGGCAGCTTCTCCGGTGGTAACAAATCCCAAGAAATAGTCGTCGCCCGCGGAAAAGTCCTTGAACTCCTGCGCCCCGACGAAAACGGTAAGATCCAAACTATTCTCTCCGTTGATGTTTTTGGTGCTATTAGATCCCTAGCTCAGTTTAGGTTAACCGGTGCCCAAAAAGACTACATCGTTGTCGGCTCCGACTCTGGTCGTATCGTCATTCTCGAATATAACAAGGAGAAAAATGTGTTCGACAAAATTCACCAGGAAACTTTCGGGAAATCTGGAAGTCGTAGAATCGTCCCGGGGCAGTATTTAGCAATTGACCCGAAAGGTCGAGCTGTTATGATTGGTGCTTGTGAAAAGCAAAAGCTCGTTTATGTTCTTAACAGAGATACGGCTGCGAGGTTAACTATTTCTTCTCCATTAGAGGCACACAAGTCACACACAATTACTTACTCCATAGCAGGGGTTGATTGTGGGTTCGATAATCCTATATTTGCTGCTATAGAGTTGGATTATTCAGAGGCTGATCAGGATTCCACCGGTCAGGCTGCAAACGAGGCTCAAAAACATCTTACCTTCTATGAACTAGATTTGGGGCTTAATCATGTTTCAAGGAAATGGTCTGAGCAAGTTGATAATGGTGCTAACATGCTGGTAACTGTacctggtggtggtgatggtccAAGTGGTGTCCTTGTTTGTGCTGAAAATTTCGTCATCTACAAGAATCAAGGTCATCCAGATGTTCGAGCAGTGATTCCTAGAAGGGCAGATCTGCCTGCTGAACGTGGGGTTCTTATCGTTTCAGCCACTATGCACAAGCAAAAGTCAATGTTCTTCTTTCTTCTCCAAACAGAGTATGGGGATGTCTTCAAGGTCACACTTGATCATGATAACGAACGAGTTACAgagttaaaaataaagtattttgatACCATACCTGTCTCATCTTCAATGTGTGTCATGAAACTAGGGTTTCTATTTGCTGCTTCAGAATTTGGCAATCATGCTTTGTATCAATTCCAAGCCATTGGAGCTGATCCCGATGTAGAGTCATCATCAGCTACATTAATGGAAACCGATGAAGGATTCCAACCAGTGTTCTTCAAGCCTAGAGGTCTTAAAAACCTTGTTAGAATCGACCAAGTTGAAAGCTTAATGCCCATTATGGACATGAAAGTTGTAAATCTTTTCGAAGAAGAAACTCCTCAAATTTTTACCCTTTGTGGTCGGGGCCCACGTTCATCTCTTAGAATACTAAGACCAGGGTTAGCCATCAGTGAAATGGCTGTGTCACAACTTCCCGGTGTTCCAAGTGCAGTATGGACTGTCAAGAAGAATGTGAATGATGAATTTGATGCTTACATTGTGGTCTCATTTGCAAATGCAACACTTGTTCTTTCTATTGGTGAAACTGTTGAAGAAGTTAGTGACAGTGGGTTTCTTGATACAACACCTTCACTTGCTGTTTCATTAATAGGTGATGATTCTTTAATGCAAGTACATCCAAGTGGTATTAGACATATAAGAGAAGATGGGCGTATAAACGAATGGAGAACACCTGGAAAAAGAACTATTGTGAAAGTTGGATCAAATAGACTTCAAGTTGTTATCGCATTAAGTGGAGGTGAGATTATATACTTTGAAGTAGATATGACTGGACAGTTGATGGAAGTTGAAAAGAACGAAATGTCGGGTGACGTGGCATGTTTGGATATAGCTCCTGTCCCTGAAGGAAGACAAAGATCCCGGTTTCTTGCAGTTGGATCATATGATAAAACCATCAGAATCTTGTCTTTAGATCCTGATGACTGTATGCAGGTTTTAAGCTTACAAAGTGTCTCTTCACCTCCTGAATCACTTCTGTTTCTTGAAGTTCAAGCTTCTATAGGTGGTGAAGATGGTGCAGATCATCCTGCAAGTTTGTTTTTAAACGCGGGTTTACAGAGTGGGGTTCTTTTTAGGACAGTGGTGGACATGGTGACAGGTCAGCTTTCAGATGCCAGATcccgatttctagggcttagagCTCCTAAATTGTTTTCTATTTTGGTGAGAGGGAGACGTGCTATGCTTTGTTTGTCTAGTAGACCATGGTTAGGTTATGTTCACCAGGGTCACTTTCTTTTAACCCCTCTTTCATATGAAACCCTAGAATATGCAGCTTCTTTTTCATCCGATCAATGTGCTGAAGGTGTTGTTGCGGTTGCTGGTGATGCTTTAAGGGTTTTCACAATCGAAAGATTAGGTGAAACTTTTAATGAAACCTCTATTCCTTTAAGATACACTCCAAGAAAATTTGTGTTTCATCCTAAAAAGAAACTTTTGGTGACAATTGAAAGTGATCAAGGGGCGTTTCCGGCAGAATTACGTGAAAGTGCGAAAAAGGAGTGTTTTGAAGCAGCTGGTCAAGGGCAAAACGGTAAAATGGAGAGTGAAAACGGTAATGATGATGAAGATAAAGACGACCCGTTATCCGATGAGCAATACGGGTACCCGAAAGCTGAAGCGGATAAATGGGTATCTTGTATTAGGGTTCTTGACCCAAAGTCAACTGAAACTACTTGTTTATTGGAGCTTCAAGATGATGAGGCAGCTTTTAGTCTTTGTACTGTGAATTTTCATGATAAGGAGTATGGGACACTTTTAGCTGTGGGGACAGCAAAAGGTTTACAGTTTTGGCCTAAAAAATCTTTAGTTGCTGGATATATTCATATTTATAGATTTGTAAAAGATGGAAGGTCGCTTGAACTTTTACATAAAACACAAGTTGATGGGGTCCCACTTGCTTTGTGTCAGTTTCAAGGAAGATTGCTTGCTGGAATCGGATCTATTCTTAGGCTTTATGATTTGGGGAAAAGAAGGCTGCTTAGAAAATGTGAAAACAAGTTGTTTCCAAACACCATCAATTCCATTCATACATATCGTGATCGAATCTATGTGGGAGACATTCAAGAG TCATTTCACTATTGCAAATACAGACGCGATGAAAACCAGCTGTATGTATTTGCTGATGACTCTGTTCCAAGGTGGCTAACAGCAGCATACCATGTGGACTTTGACACCATGGCAGGTGCAGACAAATTTGGGAACATTTACTTTGTTCGTTTGCCACAAGATGTTTCAGATGAGATTGAAGAAGATCCAACTGGTGGGaagattaaatgggaacaaggGAAGCTTAATGGAGCTCCAAATAAAGTCGAGGAGATTGTTCAGTTTCATGTTGGTGATGTGGTCACATGTTTGCAGAAAGCATCTTTGATTCCAGGTGGAGTGGAGTGTGTCATGTATGGAACTGTCATGGGTAGTCTAGGGGCATTATTGGCATTTAGCTCGCGTGATGATGTGGACTTCTTTTCACATTTGGAGATGCATATGAGACAGGAGCATCCGCCTTTGTGTGGGAGAGACCATATGGcgtatagatctgcttattttcCTGTTAAG GATGTGATTGATGGAGACCTGTGTGAACAATTTCCGACATTGCCCTTGGATATACAGAGGAAAATTGCGGATGAATTGGATAGGACTCCAGGAGAAATTATGAAGAAATTGGAAGAAGTTAGAAATAAGATTGTTTAA